The following is a genomic window from Chitinophaga caseinilytica.
AGTGGTGTGCTGCACGCAGTTCATCCAGCGGGATATGGACGTCAGGGGATTGGGTTTCCGGCTGTACGAAACGCCGCTTTCCGGCGAGGAGCCCGTTTTGCAATACGGGCTTTCGGTGCCGGGGTTGCCGCAGGGCATTTGCGGTACGGGCGACAGCTTCGAGATGGACCATAAAACGGACGATTACAACGTCATCGACATGGAGGCTTATCCGCTGGCGCTCATCGCGCGGAAGGAAGGGATCCCTTTCCTGTGCCTTAAATATATTTCTGACGGGGCAGACGGCAATGCCGCTGAAGACTGGCAGGTGCTGGTGCATCATGCCGCCGTCGCATTTAAAAAAATCATCGGGAGCTGGCTGGAAAACGCCGGCGTTCCCGCTTAAAAAAGTGTAGATATGGATTTTGCGAATTACCTCCTCATTTCGGAGCACCTCATCAACAATCCCGAGCCGCCCGCGCCGTACGATAACCCGGATTACCTGAATTACGCGCGGCTCAACTGGCAAAGGCAGCAACGCTGGCTCAAAACGGGCGTGGTTGCCGACGAAATGCGCGATGCCATGGCCCGCATCACCCAGCCGCAGCAATGGATCATCATTACCGAGCCCTGGTGCGGAGATGCGGCGCATAACATCCCGTTCTTCGAAAAGATCGCCGCACTGAACCCCCTGGTGACCACCGAGTACCAGCTCCGCGATGCTGAGCCTTTCCTCATCAACCAATACCTGACACACGGCACCAAATCCATCCCCAAGCTCATTGCGCGGGATGCGGAAGGGAAAGACCTGTTCACCTGGGGCCCCCGGCCCGCGGGATGCCAGGCGGTGTACGACCAGCTGAAGGCCGAAAAGGCCGACTTCGAGCGGATGAAAACCGATATCCAGAAATGGTATAACGAAGACAAAGGGAAATCCCTCCAGCAGGAACTGCTTTCCGTCCTCGAATATGCATAACGCCGCCCGGCATATGACCCGTGCGGCAAGGCTGCGCATCATCGTACTGTTGTTGCTCAGCCTCGTGTCTGCCATGCCCGACGTTTTCCCCGACGGGGGAGGACACCTCTTGGCCAGGGCACCCGAATCCATCCATCACGAAAACGAAATACCGGAAGCCTGCAAAGTAAGCCTGCGGCTGGAAGCAGACGCCTTCTACAAACAACTGCGCAAACAGCAGCCTTCCGGTAATATCACCGCTTCGCCCACGCTCGCTGCGGCCGAAATTCGCCACCAGCGCTACGATTGGGCGCGGCCGGCTTATTACCGCCATCTCCACAGGTACAACCTGTTTTGACCCCCTCCCCATATTTCCCCGAGATGCATTCTCCCGATTTTTTCCGCCCATGCAAGGGCCGGGATGAATTATTTCTGTAAATTATAAACCGTAATACGATGAAATGCCCGAATTGCAACGAAACGTTGCTCATGACGCAGCGCAACAACGTGGAGATCGACTATTGCCCCAACTGCCGGGGCGTTTGGCTCGATAAAGGAGAACTGGACAAGCTGCTGGAATTCGCCGAGCGCCGCTCGATGGATGAAAACCGCCACAGTGGCGAGCACCGGCGCGATGAGCATCACCGGTACGACGAGCGCCGCGACAAAGACCACTACGACGACCGCCATAAATATCCCAGGAAGAAAAAGGCTTTCTGGGCGACTTTTTCGATTTCGACTGAACTACTAAAAACCGATAAATGGAATTCATTACACCCGACTTTGCCGACCTCGGCGTCTGGATCAGTTTGCTCACACTGTGTTTCCTGGAGATCGTCCTGGGGATCGATAACATTATTTTCATCTCCATCGTGGCGGGAAAACTGCCAGAGCACCAGCAACGGAAGGCCCGCAACATCGGCCTTACCCTCGCCATGGTGTTCAGGGTGGGATTGCTGCTTTGTATCAACTGGATCGTGGGGCTGGTAGACCCGGTCGTTGCATTCAAATGGATCAACGGCACGGAGATAGCGTTGAGTTGGAAAGACATTATCCTGCTGGCCGGTGGCCTGTTCCTCATCGTGAAAAGCACGCTGGAAATCCACCATAAACTGCAGTCGGAAGGGCACGACGGCGATAAAAAGACGCGCACGCCCCACAGCCTGGGCGCCGTGCTGTTCCAGATCGTACTGGTAGACGCGGTTTTCTCGTTCGATTCCATCCTCACGGCCGTGGGGCTCGTGGAAAACGTGATCATCATGATCATTGCCGTGATCGTTTCGATCCTGATCATGATGCTGTTCGCCGGGCCGGTAACGCGCATCATCAATAAACAACCTACGCTGCAAATGCTGGCGCTGACTTTCCTCATCGTGATCGGTGTGGTATTGATCGCCAGCGGTTTCCACCAGGAAATCAGCAAGAGCATCATCTACTCCTGCCTCGGCTTCTCCCTCATCGTGGAGTTGCTGAACATCCGGCTGAGAGGAAGGAACGCGAAAAACATCGAGCTGAATACCACCGAAGTGGATTAAGTTGGGTACGATATCGTTGGATGGGCCGTCTTTTTTGGGACGGCCCATCCTATTAAAAGAAAATTGAAATATAGACAAATTTGTCTATTTCGAAAAATCCATCTACATTTACTTTAAATTCAGGACATGCAAAAAGCGGGACCGAAGGAACGGATCATGGAAACGGCCACCCGGCTGTTTTACCGCCAGGGTTTCAACAGTACGGGGATCAACCAGATACTGGACGAGGCCAAGGTAGCGAAGGCGAGCCTGTACCAGCATTTTTCCTCGAAGGAGGATCTGGGGCTGCATTACCTGAAGGCCAGCCGGGAATCCTGGTTTGCGGGGCTGGAGCAGTGGACGGGGAAAAAGAAGGCGCCCGCGCAAAAAGTGGCGGCCTGTTTCGATTTCCTGGAATACGTCATGCAGCAGCAGGATTTCCTGGGCTGCAAGTTCATCAACATGCTGTCGGAAATCGGGGAAAGCTGCGCCGCGATGTATGCGGAAATTTTGGCCCATAAAACGAAGCTACGCGCGTATTTCACGCAACTTGTCCATGATGCGTTGCCGGCAAAGGATGGGGAAGGTGCGGGCTTGACGGCCGACGCCATCTACCTGCTCTTCGAAGGCGCCATCGTGGAAACGAAAATCTGCCGCAACACCTGGCCTATCCGGAAAGCCCGGCAAATGTCTTTACAGCTGCTTGAACGGTAGCTGTTTTATTTGGGCCATTTAATAGACAGACCATTCTGTATAACTATATGAAAAGACGCACACTCATTAAACAAATCGCGGCCCTGTCCATTTCGCTGACGGGCGCAACAGCCGCCCAGGCAATCGTGCCTGAGAGCGCGGAAGAACCGGAAACACCCACGACCGGAAAGGCCGAAGAGATCGCCCCGGGCGTATATTTCCTCAAAGGGAAAACCCGCTATTTTGAAGACGGCAATTACCAGGAAGTGGAATGCAACAACGGCTGGATCATCTTCGACGATTTCGTGCTACTGGTAGACGCCAATTTCCCCGGCTCAGGGCCCGCCATCCTCCAGGAAATCCGTAAAACGACCAACAAGCCCATCCGCTTCGTCTTCAACACTCATCACCACAGCGATCATCTCTACGGCAACAGCTTCTGGATGAAGGAAGGCGCCACGCCGCTGGCACACGTGGGCGTGATGGAAGAGATCCGCAAGTACGAAACCGGGTTCTTCGGCGGGGCGCCCGGCCGCTGGGAACAGGCGCAGAAACGGCGGACCGATCTTGCCGCCTGGCCGCTCCTCCCGCCCGTATTGACTTTCAGCGACACTATGGTGATAGAAGACAAGCACCGTCGCGTAGAACTGATACATCCCGGTGCGGGGCACACCCGCGGCGACGGCATCGTCTGGCTGCCGCAGGAGCGGGTGCTTTTCGCGGGAGACGCCTGTCTGAACGGGCCTTACAACCTTTTCCGCGATGCGGAGGTGGTGTCGTGGACAGGGTCGCTGGAACGCATGGCCGCATTGCAGCCGAAGATCGTGGTGACGGGGCACGGCAATCTCGGCGACGGTAATACGCCCCGCAACCAGCAACGTTATTTCCAACTTTTGCTGGATTGGGTGAAAACGGCAAAAAAATGGGGGCACTTTCGAGAGCGTACGGTCGCAGCTACCGGCATTGCGCCAGCGTATCGCAGCCGATCCCGCGGCGGCGGTGTATCTCATCCCAGAACCGGAAATCGCATCGGGCTTTTCGCTTGAAAGTCATGTAAAAAGGATTTTTGAAACCGTATAAAAACCGTTGAAAATGGAAAAGAGATTCCCCGTGCCGCCGTTCACCGCAGAAACGGCCCGGCAGAAAGTACAGGCGGCGGAAGACGCCTGGAACACCCGCAATCCCGAAAAGGTAAGCCTGGCCTATTCTCCCGGCACCGAATGGCGGAACCGCGACGTTTTCCTCAAAGGGCGCGAAGCCGCACGGCAGTTCCTTACCGCGAAATGGGAAAAGGAGTTGGATTACAAGCTGCGCAAGGAGCTGTGGTCTTTCACGGACAACCGTATCGCCGTCAGGTTCGAATATGAATGGCACGACGCCGCGGGCCAGTGGTACCGTTCCTACGGCAATGAAATGTGGGAATTCGATGCAGACGGCTATATGGAACGGCGCTACGCCAGTATCAACGACGCGCCGATCAGCGCATCGGAACGGCGGTTGTAGCCCCGGAATCTGACACGCATCCCACAATCCGGGCATTTCCATGATCCGCCAATAGTGTAACTTTACAGCATGAGCGATACACGTAAAACACTCCCGCCGAAAGGCTCTTTCGAAAGCCAGATCGTGGAACTGTTCGAGCAAAAACAGCCCGCATCGGTTTTGTATGACGATAATGGGGTAACCCGCGCCAACGGGCTCATCGCCGCGATATTCGAAAATGAAGGGGAGAAGTGGTTCCGGCTGATGGATGCCACGGAAATCTGTATCGGCTCCCTCATCGCCGTCAACGGTACTTTCGCGTCGGATTATTCGGAATGTTGACCTGCCGCTACGGAATCAACATACAAAATTAATTAAGGCCATCCATCGGGTGGCCTTATTCACTTTCTCTCCAGCGAACGGAGAAAATCATTTTATCCACACCGCTATAATTTTCCGGAAAATTGGATTAAGTTGAAGTACATCAAATTTAACCCGATGAAGAAAATCCTGACCCTTTCTCTGGCACTGATGTGCCTTTCCCTCAGCACGATTTCGTTTGCGCCCGCCAAAGCCTCGCCGATCGCCCGCAAGGCAACCATGCTCGACTTTCCGCGCGGTATCGAATGGCAGATCAATTATTCGTCGGGGCTCCCGATGGTGGCGCTTGTGTGGCCCGCATTCAGCCAGGGCGGCCTCGGGCCGGTGCCTTTCACGTTCATGGGCGTTACGCAGTACATCAATCCCACCACCACTACTTCCATTTACTGGGCGGGAACACAGTACACCCTGCAGCCCAACGTGATCTACACGATGAACATCGCGGGGGTGATTTACTCCTTTAAACTGGGAACTACCGGTTCAGGATGGTGCGTTATCACCGGTCATACCTGATCGCGCGCAACCCGAAAAAATTCAATGTCCCCTGGCCGGGCCGGGGGATTTTTTTGGGATCAGTCCGACTGCTTTTTCGCGAATTTCATGAACAGTTGCGCCAGTTTGTGTTGCTGGCCTTGCGGGTGGATGAAATGATATTTGCGGATCAGCTTGAACTGTTTGACGGGCAGCATGCGGAGCGTTCCGTTTTCCAGTTCGTTCTGCACGGCGCGGAGGGAGAGGAATGCGGCGCAGGGGGCTTCGCGGAGGTAGGATTTGATCCCTTCGGAACTGCCCATATGCATGAGGATGTTGAGATCGGTCAGCTTGAGCTCCAGTTTCTTGAGCTCGTTGACGATCACTTCCAGCGTTCCGGAACCGTGTTCGCGCACGAGCAGGGGGATTTTGGAGAGCTCTTCGGTGGTGAGGGGCCCTTTCCCCGGCGCTTTGAAGCGGGCGTTGCAAATGAGGGCGATCTCGTCTTTGGCCAGCTCGGTGTATTTAAGTTGCGGATTGCGGGAATGCCCTTCGATAATGCCCACTTCGATTTCCTTGTGCAACAGCGCCTGTTCGATCTGTTCGGTGTTGCCGTTGATCAGGGAAGTGCGGATGGCGGGATGCTCCTGATTGAAGCGTGCCAGCACACCGGGCAGGTAATACTGTGCGATGGTGGAACTGGCGCCGATGTTGAGCAGGCCGCCCTGGTCCTGCTTCAGCTGGTGGAGGTCGTACTCCATATTGCCGTACAGCAAAAAGATCTGGCTGGCGTACTGCAGCAGCAGCTTTCCGCCGGGCGTTAGCCGGATGCGGTTGCCGATCCTTTCGAACAGGGCGATGCCGAGTTGCTCCTCCAGTCCGTGGATATGCTTGGTCACGGCCGGTTGGGAAATAAACAGTTCTTCCGCCGCTTTGGTGAAACTGAGCCTTTTGGCGACGGTATGGAATACTTTTAGCCTGAAATCGAACATGCGGTAAAAATACGATTTGCGGGGCAGGAAAAACAGGGAATGCGGGAAGGATGGGAGAATTAGCGGGATTGATGCGCCGAAACGACGGTGGCCGGCTGGCCGGAAGGGGCAGTTTGACCGATGGTGCCGGTATGGAGCAGGAAGAGCAGCGCCAGCAGGAATGTACCTGCGAGGAGCACGTAGCTGGTATATTTGCAGCGTAGGAACGCGGGATCGGTGAGCGGTTGCATATATCTTGATTTGCCCTTCAAAAGTACCGATTGCCGCGGCCGCAGTCAAATCACCAATGTTGATGGTGCATAACTTTTGGTTATAATATTTTCATTTTCGATAACTGGATGGAATATTCTCAGCGTGAAATCCATTTCGGGAGCCGGAATTGCTACTTCAAAGGTCAAAATAGCCGGTTTGTTAACGTGGCGGCCGGGTTGAGCGGGAATATCGCTTTCTTTGTACCTTCGGGCAATTGATTATAATTGTTCAACTCCAAAAAAATCTTCAACAATGAAAGCATTACGTATGGTAATGTGCATGGCAGGCGCCCTTATGCTGGCGGCCACCGCTCATGCGCAGCGCATCCGCGTGACGGAAGGCAGCCTGGATGTCCTCAAAAACGAAAAAGACATTAACATCGAGTTTACGTACGACAACATGAAGGTCGGCAAGTTCGACAAGGAAGCCGATTACGTGGCCAGCCGGGTCAAAGACCTGAACAAGAAAGAGCCCGGCCGGGGAGACACCTGGGCCAAAGCCTGGGTCGACGATCGCAAGGCGCGCTTCGAGCCCAAGTTCGAGGAGCTTTTCACGCAGGTGACCGATCTCAAGTTCACCAACAAAGCCAAATACACCCTCATCTTCAATACCTCGTTCACCGAGCCCGGCTTCAACGTAGGCGTGATGCGCAAAAACGCTTACATCAGCGGAGAATTCACCCTCATGGAGTCCGGAAAGGTGGTCGCAAAAGGTACGCTCGAAAAATCGCCCGGCAGAACGTTCTGGGATAACGATTTCGACACCGGGGAACGCATTTCGGAAGCGTATGAGATGGCCGGAAAGGCCCTCGGCCGCTACATCCGATAGGTTTTCAAACGGGTAAACGCCCAAAATCGATCCCCCGCCGGTTCGCCGTGCGGGGGATCGTTCT
Proteins encoded in this region:
- a CDS encoding thioredoxin family protein; its protein translation is MDFANYLLISEHLINNPEPPAPYDNPDYLNYARLNWQRQQRWLKTGVVADEMRDAMARITQPQQWIIITEPWCGDAAHNIPFFEKIAALNPLVTTEYQLRDAEPFLINQYLTHGTKSIPKLIARDAEGKDLFTWGPRPAGCQAVYDQLKAEKADFERMKTDIQKWYNEDKGKSLQQELLSVLEYA
- a CDS encoding TerC family protein — its product is MEFITPDFADLGVWISLLTLCFLEIVLGIDNIIFISIVAGKLPEHQQRKARNIGLTLAMVFRVGLLLCINWIVGLVDPVVAFKWINGTEIALSWKDIILLAGGLFLIVKSTLEIHHKLQSEGHDGDKKTRTPHSLGAVLFQIVLVDAVFSFDSILTAVGLVENVIIMIIAVIVSILIMMLFAGPVTRIINKQPTLQMLALTFLIVIGVVLIASGFHQEISKSIIYSCLGFSLIVELLNIRLRGRNAKNIELNTTEVD
- a CDS encoding TetR/AcrR family transcriptional regulator, whose product is MQKAGPKERIMETATRLFYRQGFNSTGINQILDEAKVAKASLYQHFSSKEDLGLHYLKASRESWFAGLEQWTGKKKAPAQKVAACFDFLEYVMQQQDFLGCKFINMLSEIGESCAAMYAEILAHKTKLRAYFTQLVHDALPAKDGEGAGLTADAIYLLFEGAIVETKICRNTWPIRKARQMSLQLLER
- a CDS encoding MBL fold metallo-hydrolase, producing MKRRTLIKQIAALSISLTGATAAQAIVPESAEEPETPTTGKAEEIAPGVYFLKGKTRYFEDGNYQEVECNNGWIIFDDFVLLVDANFPGSGPAILQEIRKTTNKPIRFVFNTHHHSDHLYGNSFWMKEGATPLAHVGVMEEIRKYETGFFGGAPGRWEQAQKRRTDLAAWPLLPPVLTFSDTMVIEDKHRRVELIHPGAGHTRGDGIVWLPQERVLFAGDACLNGPYNLFRDAEVVSWTGSLERMAALQPKIVVTGHGNLGDGNTPRNQQRYFQLLLDWVKTAKKWGHFRERTVAATGIAPAYRSRSRGGGVSHPRTGNRIGLFA
- a CDS encoding nuclear transport factor 2 family protein — its product is MEKRFPVPPFTAETARQKVQAAEDAWNTRNPEKVSLAYSPGTEWRNRDVFLKGREAARQFLTAKWEKELDYKLRKELWSFTDNRIAVRFEYEWHDAAGQWYRSYGNEMWEFDADGYMERRYASINDAPISASERRL
- a CDS encoding LysR family transcriptional regulator, producing the protein MFDFRLKVFHTVAKRLSFTKAAEELFISQPAVTKHIHGLEEQLGIALFERIGNRIRLTPGGKLLLQYASQIFLLYGNMEYDLHQLKQDQGGLLNIGASSTIAQYYLPGVLARFNQEHPAIRTSLINGNTEQIEQALLHKEIEVGIIEGHSRNPQLKYTELAKDEIALICNARFKAPGKGPLTTEELSKIPLLVREHGSGTLEVIVNELKKLELKLTDLNILMHMGSSEGIKSYLREAPCAAFLSLRAVQNELENGTLRMLPVKQFKLIRKYHFIHPQGQQHKLAQLFMKFAKKQSD